The Penicillium psychrofluorescens genome assembly, chromosome: 2 nucleotide sequence ATTAACCGGACGGAAAAATGATTATGATTCAAGCGGGGAAAGGACGCAACATTTATCCGTCACCATTCATTTCAGTCTATTGGAGTTATTTGGTTCGTGGAATATGTACATGACTGAGACATAACAGGAAAAATAAAAGACACGTTTCATGCGCACCCGCTATATGGTCATTCTGGAAATCTATGCCGCGGCTCCGTTCGCCTGCTCGTTGTCCGGTGCACGAAGGCTTTTCTGCGGCGCCGGGTTCAGGATGTTGGCAGCAGGGATCAGCGGCGCGGCTGGGTTGAGTTCCAGGCCGAAGCCGGGCTTGTCCAGGATGGAGACGTCGAGGTAGCCCTTGGTGGGGATGGGCTCGTTGAGGAAGAGGTTGCCAAACACGGGCTCCACGGACTTGCCGTCGGGGGAGTTGGCCAGGTATTCCTGGAACGGACAGTTGGTCTGCGACACAACAAAGTGATAGGAGTAGGGGCCGGAGGCGTGAGGCACCACGGGGATGTCATAGGcggccgccatcgccgagaCCTTGAGCAACTCGGTCATCCCGCCCACCCACATGACGTCGGGCTGGAGGATGTCAAGGTTGCGGCCCTCGACTAGCTTGCGGAAGCCATAGCGAGAGAACTCGTGCTCGCCGGTGGTGAACTTGACCGTGGGATGAGCGCGCTTGAGCAGCGCATGGCCGTCAAAGTCATCGGGCGACAGACACTCCTCCCACCAGTCAATGTCCAGACCCTGGGCCTCGCAGCGCTTGACCAGCTGGATAGTGTAGGGTACCGTCAGAGACATGTAACAGTCGACACGCAGCGGGAAATCCGGTCCCACGCTCTCGCGCTGCATACGCAGGTACTCGACGTTCTTGAGCAGGCCCTCGGTCCCCTCGTCGGGACCGTGCGGCAACGCCACCTTGGCTCCGATGAAACCCGCTGCCTTGGCCGAGGCTGGTTGGGGTCCTGTGCAGTAGAAATTCAGGCGCTCCCGTGTAGCACCGCCGATGAGCTTGTACACGGGCTCGTTGCGGATCTTACCCAACAGATCCCACAGGGCCAGGTCGATGACCGAGATCACCGCCACAGGCAGACCCTTGCGGCCGTAGAACATGGAGCCGCGGTACATCTTCTCGAACAGGTCATTGGTGTCGCGGGGATCTATTTGCCACAAGAACAGTTAGTAGACGCGCATGAGTACTATTTCTTGGGGTGATGCGTACCGGCACCGACCAGGAACCGATCAAAGTGATGTTGCACCAGCCAGCACGCGGGTGGACCTCCGAACCCAGTCGCGAAGCCCTTGGTACCGTCGGTGGCTTCGATCTCGACACAGAACGAGCCCAGCACGTTGATCCCCCATGATGTCCGCGAGCCGCGATACTGCGCCCACTTGGTCATGGGAGTAGAGATGCTGCTGTCGACCAGCCAGTGGCCGCCTTTGACCTAGGAGAGGGTCAGTACTGATTGATCCCTCGTTATTGGCATCACGTACATTGTGGTAGTCGCCACCGGAGCCGACACCGTCAATGATGAAGGTGCGGACCTCCTTAATGCGAGGGAAGTTGGATGTTGCGCTCATTGTGGATTTGTAGGAATGATTCTTGGACCGAGAAAATaggaaagaaggagagggaagaaaggcCGAGTTGGTGTTTAACTATTTCCCGCCGTGGGCTGCTCGGTACGCAATCGCCCGAGGCGAGCCGGCCGGAGAAAAGGCATGCGACCAGCACGCGGAACGTCAGCACGATGATGCGTACTGCACCGTCGGTACTTTTTCGAACTGACTACTGCCGTAGAGTAATCACGattcattctcttcctaGTAACTTAGTTTCACCTATTGGGGGTATTCAGGGTCTTGGTCCCCCTAGGCACCCTACGTAGCGTTTGCGGGGCCCCGCtcctgcctcaggcacctACTCGGCCCCAACGACTCCGGGTCCTCGACTGAATTTCCTCTCTCGTTCCTTCCTTCCTGACCCTCCACTCCACCATTACAATCCCCTCCATCGGACTATCCCCGTGATTATTGTCCCTCCGCGGCGATCACTCCGTGCTTCGGCTCGAGGCTCGGATGATGGGAGATTGCCCTCCCGGCTAAAACCACCATGCCGAATCATGCAGGGTCTCCCGTCCAACAGCCCCCTTCCTCCAATCAGTTCGACAGAGACCATAGCCCGGCAGAGTCATGGTCCGGCGCAGACTCGGATAATGATCCCCCTGACTCCAATGGTTCCTCTGCCCGCGCGTTGAAACGCAAGCGTCCCCTCACCGTGTCGTACGTTGCCCCGGCCATTCAAAGTAGATGTCCCTCGATCTAATGATCACTCTAGCTGTGAGCTCTGCAAGCAGAGGAAAGTGAAATGCGATCGCACGCAGCCGAGTTGTGGTTGGTGTATGCGCAATGGTCAGATATGTGAGTACAAGGAGCGGAAAAAGCCTGGCCTCCGGGCTGGGTATGGCAAGGAATTGGAGCAACGACTGGGTAAGCCGCAATGAGCTCTTCGAGGGATTCAAGTCTAACAGCCTCTCTAGATCGCCTGGAAGATGTCATCCAAGCCCAAGCTCGGCTCATCGAGATGCACATCCTCCAGAACCAGCCGGGAGTCGGCCACGATCTGCCCCAGGCTGGTCCTCTGTCCTATAGTTCTCCATCAGAACCGTCGGCTATGCATGGCCCGAGTCCCCAGACGGCCTTTTACTTCAATGACCCAACACCTGCGACATTGCCCTCACGTCGGCCAGATACCACCATGCCCAGTCCTTCGGAGGCCTCCGTCAAGACGGCAGCACCGGCTCACTTACAGAATGGGCCTCCGGCAACTCCGTCACTGGGCCAATTGCCGCAAGCGCAAGCCTCCAATGGCGGTGATTACACAGCGAATGACTCTTTGTTGAAAATTCCTTTCACTCTATCCTCTAACCAGGAACAATCGCTAGCAGATCCAGATCTCGATCTTCCGCCGTATGATCTGCTTTACGCCTTGGTTGACCTCTATTTTGAGCATATCAACCCCTGGTGCCCGATTCTCCATCGTCGAACCACTCTGGATACCTTCTTTGGGCCGTCCccgctggaagaagcggacCGCATTGTCCTGTACTCGATTGTGGTGACCACACTTCGCTTTTCGTCAGACGCCCGGCTGAACGAGCCAAACCGCAAACGATTCCACGACTCCTCAAAACAAAAGGTTCTTCTCTATGGACTCGAAAATTCGTCTGTCAAAGCGCTCCAGGCGCTTGTGATTCTTGCCTTGGACCTCGTCGGTTCATCTAATGGTCCACCGGGCTGGAAGCTACTGGCTCTCATTACACGATCCGTCGTCCAACTAGGGCTGGCCGTGGAGTCCAAGTCGACCCTCATTGCTCCCGCCTACCCTTCCATTTATACTCTCAGGGCTGTCACCTTGTCCGAGCCAGACTCGTggatcgaggatgagagTAGGCGTCGGTTATTCTGGATGGTATACTTGCTGGACCGATACTCGACCCTCGCGACCGCATTCAACTTCGCTTTGGACGACAAAGATATTGACCGCAAGCTGCCATGCAAAGACGAGTTTTTCATGAAGAATCACCCCGTGGAAACGCGGTGGTTCCACTACTCCGGTGACCGCGCCGACTACCTCAGTCACGCCGACAACGTGGGCTCTTTCGGGCTTTATGTCGAGATCCTCGGGATCCTGTCTCGTGTTCACACCTTCCTGAAACGACCCGTCGATATCGGAGCCCTTTCGGATGTGGAAGAGTGGCAGGCTACATATAGAAAACTCGATAACGAGTTGACGACGTGGGAATTCAATCTGCCTGCGGAATATGCCTATGAAAACTCATCCCGGCTCCTCAACGGGTCGAAGCACAGTCGCGGTCTTCACAGTGACTGGGTGCAACTCCATACCACCTATCAAACGTGAGTCTTCTCCATTTCCGATCCAGGGAAAATACAACTACTCACACCCATCTAGAGCTGTGATTCGCCTTCACTCATCAGCCGCCTACCCAACCACGCGGTCCCCAATCTTCACTCCATCCTACAGCGCCAGCCAACGGTGCCTCCTTGCCGTGGACAACATCCTCTCTGTAACCCGCTTCGTCGTAGAACACAACATGCTCGACAAGCTCGGTCCCCCCTTCGCCTTCACCCTCTGGGTCTCTGCCCGCCTCCTACTCGTCCACGGCTCCACCATAGCCCACACCGTCAGCCCAgatatcctcttcttcgtcgacgCCCTCGCCCGCATGGGCAAGTTCTGGAAAGTTGCAGAGCGCTACAGCACCATACTGCAGCGCGTCCTGGACGAGTACGGCGAATACCAGCAATCTGCCGCGATGATGGACGGCGAGCGCTCCACTCCATCTACCGTCAAAATCCTGGCCGATATGCGCCGCTGCGCATTCGACCTCGATTTCCTCATTTCGCGCCAGCCCCGCGAGTCCCCGATGGccgcaggcggcggcgaaCCCCACCCCGGCTTCGCGGGCCCTGCCATGCCGGCGCGTAACCTCGCTCCGAACGAACTCGAGTACCTCGAcgtcttcggcttcttcaaTGTCCCTCGCGTCCCGCCCCCACGGGCCGCGGGCCCAACCCCGGCGGCTGCGGCCCAGCTCGAGATGGGCGAGTCTGTGCCCGACCCCATGTCCATCCATGGCCTCACTGGCGCCGGGCAACCGACACCTGGTGTTGAGGGGGGCCATCCGGCGAATGCGAATGAGTTCAATATCACGAATTATCTGATTCCGACGCCTGAAACGGATTGGCTGTTCCGGCCTGGTGGATGATATATGTATTTAACTCATACCCCTCTCATGCCCTGTCTACCTGCGCTTCTGACGTTTTACGCAATAAAAGTCGTGTCCATTTAGTATATAGTGTTATCCCCACCTGCTGTCATGTATTTATACCCCTTTTTTGCCATTTATTCTACCTGCTGTCGTGTATTTGTacccctttctttccattcATTTGGACAACAATAGGAAGCAATGGTGTTGGAGTTGGGAGGAGGCGGAACAGGAATCAACTCAATTGACTCGAAACTAAACTCTAAAATGTAATCAACAATGAACAGAAGAAGGTAAGTGCATGCATGCCCCAGCGCAAATAATCAGTGAACGTCTTCCCGGTTCCAGACCGGTTGTGTTGTCCCGTACAGAAAATACTGGTTGTGAACCGACTATTTGCCGCTGAGGGAGGTATGCCGAGAGAGCGTGGAGATTCGGTCGAACATCAAACATCAATAATGACAGGAACGCAGACATGGTCATGTACGTGTAGAACATCAACAGGAGCAGCaatgaggagaagaaggagaagaaacatGTACGCGTCGAAAGCAATGCCCACAACGTAACTCCCATCATCAATCACAGCGCAACTTCCATAAACAATACAAGTCAAGAAGCAGACAGCGAGAGCAACGAAAAGAGAAATTTCTACCACAAAAGAACCGAGTCTCATGCAGAGTGAGACGGAGGGGAAGCAGGTTGAAGCCTCACCAGCACCTCTTCCAAGAATGCATCAAGAACAGCATCGACCCCACCGCCCATATCAACGGGATCCTCGGAGTCCCAGCGATGAAGATTTGAAAAAGACCTCGCAATCTCATCGGCCACTTGCTCCATTCCGCGGTGGACACGGACACTGCGCTCCCactgcttcttctcgtcctcggtggtggGCTTGCCGCTGCTAGCAGGATTTCGGCCGGGATCGTGACGTGCCAggctgcggctgcgacggTTCATGGCTGCGCGGAGAGCGGGAAGAATCACGGTTCCGCAGGCCGTTGCGCGGTCTGTTTCAGAGGAAGACTTTCCCGCCGC carries:
- a CDS encoding uncharacterized protein (ID:PFLUO_002681-T1.cds;~source:funannotate) translates to MSATSNFPRIKEVRTFIIDGVGSGGDYHNVKGGHWLVDSSISTPMTKWAQYRGSRTSWGINVLGSFCVEIEATDGTKGFATGFGGPPACWLVQHHFDRFLVGADPRDTNDLFEKMYRGSMFYGRKGLPVAVISVIDLALWDLLGKIRNEPVYKLIGGATRERLNFYCTGPQPASAKAAGFIGAKVALPHGPDEGTEGLLKNVEYLRMQRESVGPDFPLRVDCYMSLTVPYTIQLVKRCEAQGLDIDWWEECLSPDDFDGHALLKRAHPTVKFTTGEHEFSRYGFRKLVEGRNLDILQPDVMWVGGMTELLKVSAMAAAYDIPVVPHASGPYSYHFVVSQTNCPFQEYLANSPDGKSVEPVFGNLFLNEPIPTKGYLDVSILDKPGFGLELNPAAPLIPAANILNPAPQKSLRAPDNEQANGAAA
- a CDS encoding uncharacterized protein (ID:PFLUO_002682-T1.cds;~source:funannotate), with the translated sequence MPNHAGSPVQQPPSSNQFDRDHSPAESWSGADSDNDPPDSNGSSARALKRKRPLTVSCELCKQRKVKCDRTQPSCGWCMRNGQICEYKERKKPGLRAGYGKELEQRLDRLEDVIQAQARLIEMHILQNQPGVGHDLPQAGPLSYSSPSEPSAMHGPSPQTAFYFNDPTPATLPSRRPDTTMPSPSEASVKTAAPAHLQNGPPATPSLGQLPQAQASNGGDYTANDSLLKIPFTLSSNQEQSLADPDLDLPPYDLLYALVDLYFEHINPWCPILHRRTTLDTFFGPSPLEEADRIVLYSIVVTTLRFSSDARLNEPNRKRFHDSSKQKVLLYGLENSSVKALQALVILALDLVGSSNGPPGWKLLALITRSVVQLGLAVESKSTLIAPAYPSIYTLRAVTLSEPDSWIEDESRRRLFWMVYLLDRYSTLATAFNFALDDKDIDRKLPCKDEFFMKNHPVETRWFHYSGDRADYLSHADNVGSFGLYVEILGILSRVHTFLKRPVDIGALSDVEEWQATYRKLDNELTTWEFNLPAEYAYENSSRLLNGSKHSRGLHSDWVQLHTTYQTAVIRLHSSAAYPTTRSPIFTPSYSASQRCLLAVDNILSVTRFVVEHNMLDKLGPPFAFTLWVSARLLLVHGSTIAHTVSPDILFFVDALARMGKFWKVAERYSTILQRVLDEYGEYQQSAAMMDGERSTPSTVKILADMRRCAFDLDFLISRQPRESPMAAGGGEPHPGFAGPAMPARNLAPNELEYLDVFGFFNVPRVPPPRAAGPTPAAAAQLEMGESVPDPMSIHGLTGAGQPTPGVEGGHPANANEFNITNYLIPTPETDWLFRPGG